A genomic segment from Candidatus Viadribacter manganicus encodes:
- a CDS encoding acyl-CoA thioesterase translates to MSAMDELIDILTLEPIEVNLFRGVSPPEERQRIFGGQVVAQALMAAYKTVGGHICHSLQSYFIRPGDPSIPVLYQVERSRDGKSFATRRVIAIQKGEQIFNMACSFQTPEDGYEHQSEMPTPAYSADEVGKFVEAWIKSQPEENTRWLRNAPIEMRAIDPVDVVNPKPKPPYQSVWLRARSNAGDDIALNQAFLAYSSDYSLLGTAMRPHGVSWQSGVQTASLDHIIWFHRPTNFSEWHLYVQDSPSASGARGFNRGAIYRNDGTLVASTAQEGLIRKRG, encoded by the coding sequence ATGTCCGCAATGGACGAACTCATCGACATCCTCACCCTCGAACCGATCGAGGTGAACTTGTTTCGCGGCGTCTCCCCGCCCGAAGAGCGGCAGCGCATCTTCGGCGGCCAAGTCGTCGCCCAGGCGCTGATGGCCGCCTACAAAACAGTGGGCGGTCACATCTGCCATTCGCTGCAAAGTTATTTCATCCGCCCAGGCGATCCATCAATTCCGGTGCTCTACCAGGTTGAGCGCTCACGCGATGGCAAGAGCTTCGCCACCCGGCGGGTCATCGCCATTCAAAAGGGCGAACAGATTTTCAACATGGCCTGCTCGTTTCAGACGCCGGAGGACGGCTACGAGCACCAAAGCGAAATGCCGACGCCCGCCTATTCCGCCGATGAAGTCGGCAAGTTCGTCGAAGCTTGGATCAAGAGCCAGCCGGAAGAAAACACACGCTGGTTGCGCAACGCGCCGATCGAGATGCGCGCCATCGATCCTGTCGACGTCGTCAATCCAAAGCCGAAGCCGCCATACCAAAGCGTCTGGCTCCGCGCTCGCTCAAATGCCGGAGACGACATCGCTCTGAACCAAGCGTTCCTCGCCTACTCTTCCGACTATTCGCTGCTCGGCACCGCCATGCGGCCTCACGGTGTGAGTTGGCAGTCGGGCGTTCAGACCGCTAGCCTCGATCACATCATCTGGTTTCACCGCCCGACGAATTTCTCCGAGTGGCACCTCTACGTGCAAGACAGCCCGAGCGCGTCCGGCGCGCGCGGTTTCAATCGTGGCGCAATCTACCGCAACGACGGAACTTTGGTGGCGTCGACGGCGCAAGAAGGCCTCATCCGCAAGCGCGGCTAA
- a CDS encoding thermonuclease family protein gives MAHSNIFSAGLAASALMLAAAVSVIFISDPAPQASAQTSQFASADAPRTPRHRAANAAERMRVIDGDTLEDTRDEITYRVVNIDTPETGSRARCAAERELGNRATATVRTLIAETRRVDLRPTGRIDRYGRTIAYVVLDGRDMGEMLIAAGLARPWRGRREPWCDTNGNLIP, from the coding sequence ATGGCGCATTCAAACATTTTCAGCGCGGGCCTCGCCGCCAGCGCACTCATGCTCGCCGCAGCGGTGAGCGTCATTTTCATCTCTGACCCTGCCCCGCAGGCGAGCGCACAGACCTCACAGTTCGCCAGCGCCGATGCGCCGCGAACGCCCCGGCATCGTGCGGCTAACGCCGCAGAGCGCATGCGGGTCATCGATGGCGACACGCTCGAAGACACGCGCGACGAGATTACCTATCGCGTCGTCAACATCGATACGCCCGAGACCGGTTCACGCGCGCGTTGCGCTGCTGAGCGCGAACTCGGCAATCGCGCCACCGCGACGGTTCGCACCCTTATCGCTGAAACCCGCCGCGTCGATCTGCGCCCGACCGGCCGGATCGATCGCTACGGCCGCACAATCGCCTACGTCGTTCTCGATGGCCGCGACATGGGCGAGATGCTGATCGCCGCCGGCTTGGCTCGGCCCTGGCGCGGCCGCCGCGAACCCTGGTGTGACACCAACGGCAACCTTATTCCGTAG